A region of Photobacterium sanguinicancri DNA encodes the following proteins:
- the aroK gene encoding shikimate kinase AroK: protein MAEKRNIFLVGPMGAGKSTIGRHLAQQLHMEFLDSDTVIEERTGADISWVFDVEGEGGFRIREEGVIDDLTQEQGIVLATGGGSVMSKENRNRLSARGIVVYLETTIEKQLARTQRDKKRPLLQTDAPREVLEALAEERNPLYEEVSDYVVRTDDQSAKVVANQIIKMLEER from the coding sequence ATGGCTGAAAAACGAAATATTTTCCTGGTCGGCCCAATGGGTGCCGGCAAAAGCACTATTGGTAGACACCTTGCACAGCAACTGCATATGGAGTTTTTAGACTCCGATACAGTTATCGAAGAACGTACAGGGGCTGACATTAGTTGGGTTTTTGATGTTGAAGGTGAAGGCGGGTTCCGCATTCGCGAAGAAGGCGTCATTGACGATTTGACTCAAGAGCAAGGTATTGTACTTGCGACTGGCGGTGGCTCTGTAATGAGCAAAGAAAACCGCAATCGCCTATCTGCTCGTGGCATCGTGGTGTATTTGGAAACCACCATCGAGAAACAATTGGCGCGTACACAACGCGACAAGAAGCGTCCATTGCTACAAACTGATGCTCCACGTGAAGTATTGGAAGCGTTAGCTGAAGAACGTAATCCATTGTACGAAGAAGTCTCAGACTACGTCGTACGCACTGATGATCAAAGCGCAAAAGTTGTGGCTAATCAGATCATCAAAATGCTTGAAGAGCGTTAA
- the aroB gene encoding 3-dehydroquinate synthase — MERINVNLGDRSYPISIGAELFNNPALFSSAIKSGQRVVVVSNETVAPLYADQVIATLASLECDVALLSLPDGEQYKTLETFNQIMSFLLEGNYGRDVVIVALGGGVIGDVVGFAAASYQRGVDFVQVPTTLLSQVDSSVGGKTAVNHPLGKNMIGAFYQPKAVVIDNYCLQTLPAREFAAGMAEVIKYGIIADYDFFVWLEDNIEKLQALDNKALCYAIARCCQIKADVVAADEKESGVRALLNLGHTFGHAIEAEMGYGNWLHGEAVSTGTVLAAHTAQRQGLMSSDDVARITALLQRAQLPTHIPESMDYDCFIKHMMRDKKVLSGQLRLVLPTAIGSAEVVTDVTESTLRDVING; from the coding sequence ATGGAACGGATCAACGTTAATCTTGGTGACAGAAGTTACCCAATCTCTATCGGCGCCGAGTTATTTAATAACCCGGCGTTGTTTTCGTCTGCAATCAAAAGTGGTCAGCGTGTTGTTGTTGTGAGTAACGAAACCGTTGCTCCCTTATACGCTGATCAAGTGATTGCAACGTTAGCATCGCTTGAATGTGATGTTGCACTACTGTCTTTACCTGATGGTGAGCAGTACAAAACATTAGAAACCTTCAATCAAATCATGTCGTTCTTGCTCGAAGGCAATTATGGGCGTGATGTTGTGATTGTGGCATTAGGCGGTGGAGTGATTGGTGATGTGGTCGGCTTTGCTGCTGCGAGCTATCAGCGCGGCGTCGATTTTGTGCAAGTACCGACAACTTTGTTGTCACAGGTAGACTCCTCGGTAGGGGGGAAAACCGCTGTCAATCACCCGCTTGGTAAAAACATGATCGGTGCGTTTTATCAACCAAAAGCGGTTGTGATTGATAATTATTGTTTACAGACCTTACCGGCTCGTGAATTTGCAGCGGGTATGGCTGAAGTGATCAAATACGGCATTATTGCTGATTATGATTTCTTCGTATGGCTTGAAGATAATATAGAAAAACTTCAGGCACTCGATAACAAAGCACTTTGCTATGCGATTGCGCGTTGTTGTCAGATCAAAGCGGATGTCGTGGCTGCCGATGAAAAAGAATCGGGTGTGCGCGCACTGCTTAATTTAGGTCACACCTTTGGCCATGCCATCGAAGCCGAAATGGGCTACGGTAATTGGTTGCATGGTGAGGCCGTGTCTACGGGTACCGTACTTGCGGCACATACAGCGCAGCGTCAAGGGCTGATGTCTAGTGACGACGTTGCCCGCATTACCGCGTTATTGCAACGCGCTCAACTACCTACTCATATTCCTGAATCGATGGATTACGACTGTTTTATTAAGCACATGATGCGTGATAAAAAAGTATTGTCTGGCCAACTTCGGTTAGTACTACCTACTGCTATTGGTAGTGCTGAAGTGGTTACTGATGTGACGGAATCTACGCTACGTGATGTTATTAATGGTTAG
- a CDS encoding penicillin-binding protein 1A, whose protein sequence is MKFIKRLLILALICIILGVGTIFGFYFYVKPELPDVATLKNVELQTPMQVFSADGQLISQFGEKRRIPLQLKDIPPQMLNAFIATEDSRYYDHPGIDPIGIARAAFVVVTSGSAKQGASTITQQLARNFFLTNEKKIMRKIKEIFIAIHIEQLLTKDEILELYLNKIYLGYRAYGVGAAAQVYFGKEVNQLTLSEIAVIAGLPKAPSTMNPIYSLDRSTHRRNVVLRRMLDERYISQPEFDQARSEPIVARYHGAEIALSAPYFAERARAWMVERYGEDAYTSGMRIYTTVNANLQRAAQQATIENLLNYDQRHGYRGAVASLWKSNAPAWDSKKIESHLAKQPSYGELRAAVITSVSDKTAQAMISKGETITLEWDGMKWARPFKTDTRQGATPKKAGDILSAGQQIWVQQKEDKWVLSQVPDANTAFIAVSPQNGAVQAMVGGFNFIHSKFNRATQSVRQVGSSIKPFIYSAALDNGMTLATLVNDAPINRWDESQGTAWRPKNSPPTYNGPTRLRLGLAQSKNVMAVRVLRSVGLDESISYLTRFGFKREEIPRAEAIALGAGSLTPLEMAQGFSVFANGGYYVEPYFIERVQDPYGNLVYQANPSVVCNSECQQQNGQKAQTNSSIVNDITISEESLGTGSDTLPHDQQPTHYAPQVISEQNAFLVREMMESNIWGGGSWKHGSGWNGTGWRGQVLKRRDIGGKTGTTNGSKDAWYSGFGPNIVATAWVGFDDHRRELGKSSWNNNLGKEQISGGEAGAKTAQPAWVNFMKVALQDIPQQRKQVPADIVRVRIDRDSGLLTQKTDYTSMFEYFKRGTEPKEYVSQSSAGSVFESSGEEELF, encoded by the coding sequence GTGAAGTTCATAAAGCGATTACTAATACTTGCATTAATTTGCATAATTCTTGGAGTCGGTACAATTTTCGGTTTTTATTTTTATGTAAAACCGGAATTACCTGATGTAGCTACATTAAAGAATGTCGAACTACAAACCCCGATGCAGGTGTTTAGTGCAGATGGTCAGCTGATCTCGCAATTTGGTGAAAAGCGTCGAATCCCTCTGCAGTTAAAAGATATTCCACCACAAATGCTCAATGCATTTATCGCAACAGAAGACAGTCGTTATTACGACCACCCCGGGATTGACCCCATCGGTATTGCCCGAGCAGCATTTGTTGTTGTCACTTCAGGGTCGGCAAAGCAAGGGGCCAGCACCATAACTCAACAGCTTGCGCGTAACTTCTTCCTCACTAATGAGAAGAAGATCATGCGGAAGATTAAAGAGATTTTCATTGCTATTCACATTGAGCAATTACTGACGAAAGATGAAATTCTTGAGCTTTATTTAAACAAGATTTACCTCGGTTACCGTGCATACGGTGTCGGCGCTGCCGCACAAGTGTATTTTGGTAAAGAAGTAAACCAACTAACATTGAGTGAAATTGCGGTCATTGCGGGTCTGCCAAAAGCACCATCCACCATGAACCCTATTTATTCGTTAGACCGCTCAACCCACCGTCGCAATGTAGTGTTGCGTCGTATGCTTGATGAACGCTATATCAGCCAACCAGAATTCGACCAAGCACGCTCAGAGCCGATTGTGGCGCGCTATCATGGTGCTGAAATTGCGTTAAGTGCACCGTATTTTGCTGAACGTGCACGCGCATGGATGGTAGAACGCTACGGTGAAGATGCGTATACCTCTGGCATGCGTATTTACACCACAGTGAACGCCAACCTACAGCGAGCGGCTCAACAAGCGACGATTGAGAATTTATTAAACTACGATCAACGCCATGGTTACCGTGGTGCTGTTGCCTCTCTGTGGAAAAGCAATGCGCCAGCATGGGATAGCAAAAAAATCGAATCGCACCTTGCTAAGCAACCAAGTTACGGAGAACTTCGCGCGGCGGTGATTACTTCGGTGAGTGACAAAACCGCCCAAGCGATGATCAGTAAAGGTGAAACCATCACGCTTGAGTGGGACGGTATGAAATGGGCTCGCCCATTCAAAACAGATACTCGCCAAGGGGCGACACCGAAAAAAGCAGGCGATATTTTAAGTGCGGGCCAACAAATATGGGTACAGCAGAAAGAAGACAAATGGGTACTAAGCCAAGTCCCAGATGCCAATACCGCTTTCATTGCCGTATCACCACAAAATGGTGCAGTACAGGCCATGGTTGGTGGCTTTAACTTTATTCACAGTAAATTTAACCGTGCGACTCAATCAGTTCGTCAAGTAGGCTCAAGCATCAAACCTTTCATTTATTCAGCAGCACTGGATAACGGTATGACGCTAGCAACCTTAGTGAACGATGCGCCAATTAATCGCTGGGATGAAAGCCAAGGCACAGCATGGCGTCCGAAGAATTCACCACCAACATACAATGGCCCTACCCGCTTGCGCCTAGGTTTAGCACAATCGAAAAACGTCATGGCTGTGCGTGTATTACGCAGTGTTGGTCTAGATGAGTCAATCAGCTACTTAACGCGCTTTGGCTTTAAACGCGAAGAAATCCCGCGTGCTGAAGCTATCGCACTGGGTGCTGGTAGTTTAACGCCGCTTGAAATGGCACAAGGTTTCTCCGTGTTTGCTAACGGCGGCTACTATGTTGAACCTTATTTCATTGAGCGGGTTCAAGACCCTTACGGCAACTTGGTATACCAAGCAAACCCTAGCGTTGTTTGTAACAGTGAATGCCAGCAGCAAAATGGCCAAAAGGCACAAACCAATAGCTCAATCGTAAATGATATTACGATCAGTGAAGAGTCCTTAGGCACAGGTAGCGATACCCTACCTCATGATCAACAGCCGACTCACTATGCTCCGCAAGTGATCTCTGAGCAAAATGCTTTCCTCGTTCGTGAAATGATGGAAAGTAACATTTGGGGGGGCGGCAGTTGGAAACACGGTAGTGGCTGGAATGGTACAGGTTGGCGTGGTCAGGTACTAAAACGTCGTGATATTGGTGGTAAAACCGGTACGACCAATGGATCTAAAGATGCTTGGTACTCAGGTTTTGGTCCAAATATTGTTGCGACAGCTTGGGTTGGTTTTGATGATCACAGACGTGAACTGGGTAAATCATCATGGAATAACAATCTAGGTAAAGAGCAAATTTCTGGCGGTGAAGCTGGCGCAAAAACAGCGCAACCAGCTTGGGTCAACTTCATGAAAGTGGCACTCCAAGATATACCGCAACAACGTAAGCAAGTACCCGCCGATATTGTCCGAGTTCGTATTGACCGAGATTCAGGCTTGTTGACTCAAAAAACGGATTACACCTCCATGTTTGAGTATTTCAAACGAGGCACTGAACCGAAAGAATACGTTTCGCAAAGCAGTGCAGGCAGTGTATTTGAGTCTAGCGGTGAAGAAGAGTTATTCTAA
- a CDS encoding pilus assembly protein PilP, whose product MKKGWLYISMILLLVGCRANTDSIDQFVSDAHTHAKIHVDPLPEPYYFVADDFVMTSDRLPFVQPQPEKIDGQEAQGKDCWQPDNTRHPQSLERFPLDQLAIKGVMDGGKQRWALIYTPESKLVKIREGQYLGLNHGRVLKVTPQFIDIEEILSDGKGCWLKRETQLALKAEDTPVF is encoded by the coding sequence ATGAAGAAAGGATGGCTCTATATTTCGATGATCTTGTTATTAGTTGGTTGTCGCGCGAATACAGACTCGATTGATCAATTTGTCAGTGATGCTCACACCCATGCCAAAATCCACGTAGATCCACTGCCTGAGCCTTATTATTTTGTTGCTGATGATTTCGTGATGACCAGTGACCGACTCCCTTTTGTACAGCCCCAGCCTGAAAAAATTGATGGTCAAGAAGCGCAAGGCAAAGATTGCTGGCAACCAGATAATACCCGTCACCCGCAATCATTGGAGCGTTTCCCGCTTGATCAGTTAGCGATTAAAGGTGTGATGGATGGCGGCAAACAACGGTGGGCACTTATTTATACCCCTGAGTCAAAGTTAGTCAAAATTCGAGAGGGACAATACCTCGGCCTTAATCATGGTCGGGTGCTTAAAGTCACTCCACAGTTTATTGATATTGAAGAAATCTTATCGGACGGTAAAGGATGTTGGTTGAAGCGTGAAACGCAACTGGCACTCAAAGCTGAAGATACACCTGTATTTTAA
- a CDS encoding glutathione peroxidase, with amino-acid sequence MFASKEGQAIPQVTFPTRQGDQWVNVTTEELFANKTVIVFSLPGAFTPTCSSSHLPRYNELASVFAENGVDDILCVSVNDTFVMNAWKADQEAENITFIPDGNGDFTDGMGMLVDKNDLGFGKRSWRYSMLVKNGVVEKMFIENDEPGDPFKVSDADTMLNHIAPEHKEQESITVFTKPGCPFCMKAKQSLIDSGLQYEEVVLGKDATTVSLRAITGRTTVPQVFIGGQHIGGSEELEIFLNK; translated from the coding sequence ATGTTCGCATCTAAAGAAGGCCAAGCTATTCCACAAGTTACTTTCCCAACTCGCCAAGGCGACCAATGGGTAAACGTAACGACTGAAGAGCTATTCGCAAACAAAACTGTAATTGTATTCAGCCTACCAGGCGCATTCACACCAACATGTTCTTCTAGCCACCTTCCTCGTTACAACGAGCTAGCATCAGTATTCGCTGAAAACGGCGTTGACGACATTCTTTGTGTATCAGTTAACGACACATTTGTTATGAACGCATGGAAAGCAGACCAAGAAGCAGAAAACATTACTTTCATTCCTGATGGTAACGGCGACTTCACTGACGGCATGGGCATGCTAGTTGACAAAAATGACCTAGGCTTTGGTAAGCGTTCATGGCGTTACAGCATGCTAGTGAAAAATGGCGTGGTTGAGAAAATGTTCATCGAAAACGACGAACCAGGCGACCCGTTCAAAGTTTCTGATGCTGATACCATGCTTAACCACATCGCCCCAGAACACAAAGAACAAGAATCTATCACTGTATTCACAAAGCCGGGCTGTCCATTCTGCATGAAAGCTAAACAAAGCCTGATTGACAGTGGCCTACAGTACGAAGAAGTGGTTCTAGGTAAAGATGCAACAACAGTAAGCCTACGTGCAATTACTGGTCGCACAACAGTGCCACAAGTCTTCATCGGTGGTCAGCACATCGGTGGTAGCGAAGAACTAGAAATCTTCCTAAACAAGTAA
- the pilO gene encoding type IV pilus inner membrane component PilO codes for MSQWQDLELDEILEWPFGPQCVVLVLIVALLSGGGHWYWQQPLNDELEQLKQTEIELRTKISNRAAQVAALPKMQAQVEELNRRYQQVIKQLPEEDELASFLAGVNDVGVRNGLDFQRIEWAPTREDQWYYELPINMEVTGNYQQMGRFASSVAKLSRIVTLKDIDLSVVSLTPDEQILSLRVSASTYRFKPPTETGTEERP; via the coding sequence ATGAGCCAGTGGCAAGACCTCGAACTTGATGAAATTTTAGAGTGGCCCTTTGGCCCGCAATGCGTGGTGCTGGTCTTGATTGTTGCTTTGCTCTCTGGTGGTGGTCATTGGTATTGGCAACAGCCACTCAATGATGAGTTAGAGCAACTCAAGCAAACTGAAATTGAATTACGAACCAAAATCAGTAACCGCGCCGCACAGGTTGCCGCGTTACCTAAGATGCAGGCGCAAGTTGAAGAATTGAATCGGCGCTATCAACAAGTGATTAAGCAGTTACCTGAAGAAGATGAGCTCGCAAGCTTTTTAGCGGGAGTTAATGATGTTGGTGTGCGTAATGGCTTAGATTTTCAACGCATTGAATGGGCGCCCACACGTGAAGACCAATGGTATTACGAGCTGCCCATAAATATGGAAGTCACGGGTAACTATCAACAGATGGGGCGCTTTGCGTCATCGGTCGCTAAGTTATCTCGGATTGTGACCTTGAAAGATATTGATTTATCCGTGGTGTCGTTGACGCCTGATGAACAAATCTTGTCATTGAGAGTATCAGCGAGTACCTATCGCTTTAAGCCGCCGACAGAAACAGGTACAGAGGAGCGACCATAA
- a CDS encoding PilN domain-containing protein, translating into MIKQINLLPWREQQKLQHKKRFLSGIGGALLLVLFVQIGVAQYFLEQQDIQQARNQTLHQEIAVLEHRLAILPELDRQRDALNKRLHVIAEIQRERNRVTRLFSVLPGLIPQGVYLESLVLNEHTVDLHGFGDSNGRLATLLGNIEKTVWLNEVAMHSIVATKGDSQQNLTRFNASFSMLERGAMKQADTPPAEQLVRRTQ; encoded by the coding sequence ATGATTAAACAAATTAACTTGTTACCTTGGCGCGAACAGCAAAAGCTGCAGCATAAAAAACGGTTTCTCAGTGGGATTGGTGGCGCGTTGCTATTGGTCCTTTTTGTGCAGATTGGTGTTGCACAGTATTTCCTTGAGCAGCAAGACATCCAACAAGCACGTAATCAAACGTTGCATCAAGAAATTGCGGTGCTTGAACACCGCCTAGCTATTTTACCTGAGTTAGATCGCCAACGAGATGCGCTGAATAAACGCTTACATGTGATTGCCGAGATCCAGCGAGAGCGAAATCGAGTGACGCGTTTATTCAGCGTATTACCAGGACTAATTCCGCAAGGGGTGTATTTGGAGTCACTCGTGCTGAACGAGCATACGGTGGATTTGCATGGATTCGGTGATTCAAATGGGCGATTAGCCACCCTGCTGGGCAATATTGAAAAAACGGTATGGCTAAATGAAGTCGCTATGCATTCCATCGTCGCGACAAAAGGGGATTCGCAGCAGAACCTTACACGGTTTAATGCTTCATTTTCGATGCTAGAGCGTGGCGCGATGAAGCAAGCCGACACGCCCCCCGCAGAGCAGCTCGTCAGGAGAACGCAATGA
- a CDS encoding type IV pilus secretin PilQ has protein sequence MRRMFTKLVTEKRFSVLLYGVAWLMLLLMFPRWAYASNQIAELDFHRSETGQGILSVQLDKAQSLIDIRQSGLQLYVEVVDATINDDMLYVLDVNDFATAVKTVETFRSEKGVKLLLTMSERFDYDYTTKGNQLDVIVTAKPKASEADPESITYKGKPISINFQDVPVRNVLQLIADYNDFNLVVSDTVEGNVTLRLDDVPWPQVLDIILQSKGLDKRVNGKVLLVAPKVELDGHEQQALAAKRKSEELAALRSELIQVKYAKAIDLASLLLGDEDGVSMLSARGSLHVDERTNSLIIKDLPESIESIKDILSALDIPVKQVQIEARIVTVSEGDLEELGVRWGVISNNGDTTIGGSVESNLHNSGLLDRKATVDDFLNVNLGATTAGASSIAFQVAKMGDILLDLELSALQSEEKAEIISSPRLVTTNKKTAYIEQGTEIPYLEGSSSGAVTVSFKKAVLSLMVTPQITPDNKLVLDLVVTQDKVGKTVKTGTGEAVAIDTQRIGTQVLVNNGETLVLGGIYQHALSTKVEQVPLLGDIPFLGALFRRTKEDLDKRELLIFVTPKIVFQ, from the coding sequence ATGAGAAGGATGTTCACAAAGTTAGTGACTGAAAAGCGGTTCTCTGTGCTGCTATATGGGGTTGCTTGGCTGATGTTGCTATTAATGTTTCCCCGTTGGGCGTATGCAAGTAATCAAATTGCAGAACTTGATTTCCATCGTAGTGAAACAGGACAAGGTATTCTCAGCGTTCAATTAGATAAAGCGCAATCATTGATTGATATCCGTCAGTCTGGTTTACAGCTCTATGTCGAGGTGGTCGATGCCACAATCAATGATGATATGCTGTATGTACTTGATGTTAATGACTTTGCTACTGCGGTGAAAACCGTAGAAACTTTTCGAAGTGAGAAAGGCGTTAAGTTATTACTGACGATGTCAGAACGTTTTGATTATGACTATACAACCAAAGGCAATCAGCTTGACGTGATTGTGACGGCTAAGCCAAAAGCAAGTGAAGCAGATCCAGAAAGTATTACTTACAAAGGCAAACCGATATCAATTAACTTCCAAGATGTACCTGTGCGTAATGTTTTGCAATTGATTGCGGATTACAACGATTTTAACTTGGTTGTTTCGGATACCGTTGAAGGTAATGTGACATTACGCCTTGATGATGTGCCGTGGCCGCAAGTGCTCGACATTATTTTACAGTCAAAAGGTTTAGACAAGCGTGTTAATGGCAAAGTACTACTCGTAGCGCCGAAAGTGGAACTTGATGGTCATGAACAACAAGCGCTAGCGGCGAAGCGTAAATCGGAAGAATTAGCCGCATTACGTTCTGAGCTGATTCAAGTGAAATACGCTAAAGCCATCGACTTAGCCAGTTTATTACTAGGGGATGAAGACGGTGTTAGCATGCTTTCTGCTCGTGGCTCTTTACATGTGGATGAACGCACTAACTCACTAATCATAAAGGATCTTCCTGAGAGCATCGAAAGTATAAAAGATATTTTGAGTGCCTTGGATATTCCAGTTAAGCAGGTCCAAATTGAAGCTCGAATCGTCACCGTGAGCGAAGGGGATTTGGAAGAGTTGGGTGTTCGTTGGGGGGTGATCAGCAACAATGGCGATACCACTATTGGTGGCTCAGTAGAAAGCAATTTGCACAACTCAGGTTTGTTAGATCGTAAAGCGACAGTGGATGATTTCTTGAATGTAAACCTAGGTGCAACCACCGCTGGTGCATCAAGTATTGCATTTCAGGTGGCAAAAATGGGTGATATATTGCTAGATTTAGAACTGTCTGCACTGCAGTCTGAAGAAAAAGCTGAGATTATCTCAAGCCCTCGCTTAGTGACGACAAATAAGAAAACAGCGTATATCGAACAAGGTACTGAGATCCCATATCTTGAAGGGTCGTCCAGTGGTGCGGTGACGGTTAGCTTCAAAAAAGCGGTTTTGAGCCTAATGGTGACCCCACAAATTACGCCGGATAATAAGTTAGTACTGGATTTGGTAGTCACGCAGGATAAAGTCGGTAAAACGGTGAAAACAGGTACAGGTGAAGCCGTTGCTATCGATACTCAGCGAATTGGTACTCAAGTGTTAGTGAATAATGGCGAAACCTTAGTTTTAGGTGGTATTTATCAGCATGCGTTGTCGACCAAAGTCGAACAAGTGCCACTTTTAGGGGATATTCCTTTTCTTGGGGCGCTATTTCGCCGTACAAAAGAAGACTTAGACAAGCGTGAGCTGTTGATTTTTGTCACTCCGAAGATTGTTTTTCAGTAA
- the oxyR gene encoding DNA-binding transcriptional regulator OxyR yields MNIRDLEYLVALSEHLHFRKAAEACFVSQPTLSAQIRKLEDELGVSLLERTSRRVLFTDAGLKLVEQAQKVLLEVKILSELASQQGDSMAGPLHVGFIPTVGPYLLPKVIPLLKGAFPQLELFLHEAQTHQLVEQLETGKLDCIILAAVKETEAFMELPLYNEPMVLAVPEQHDWAKKPELSMLALNGETLLMLGDGHCLRDQAMGFCFAAGANEDGSFKATSLETLRNMVAAGSGITLLPKLATPKEAIRDGVSYIKLNEPEPTRLITLAYRPGSPLRGRYEKIAQSINTHMTTLL; encoded by the coding sequence ATGAATATTCGTGATTTGGAGTACTTGGTTGCGCTGTCGGAACATCTCCATTTTCGTAAAGCGGCAGAGGCGTGTTTTGTTAGTCAGCCAACCTTAAGTGCCCAAATTCGAAAACTTGAAGACGAGCTGGGGGTGTCGTTACTTGAGCGCACCAGCCGCAGAGTGCTCTTTACTGATGCGGGTTTAAAGTTAGTTGAGCAAGCGCAGAAGGTCTTGTTGGAAGTGAAGATTCTGAGTGAATTAGCCAGCCAGCAAGGGGATAGCATGGCGGGGCCACTGCACGTAGGGTTTATCCCAACGGTTGGGCCGTATTTATTGCCTAAAGTTATCCCACTACTGAAAGGCGCGTTCCCGCAACTTGAGCTGTTCTTACATGAAGCGCAAACCCATCAATTAGTCGAACAGCTAGAAACGGGGAAACTCGATTGCATTATTTTGGCCGCAGTCAAAGAGACTGAAGCTTTCATGGAATTACCGCTCTATAACGAGCCAATGGTACTGGCTGTACCTGAGCAACATGATTGGGCTAAAAAGCCAGAGCTCTCGATGCTGGCGTTAAACGGTGAAACCTTATTGATGCTAGGTGATGGTCATTGTTTACGTGATCAGGCGATGGGCTTTTGTTTTGCGGCAGGGGCAAATGAGGATGGCAGTTTTAAAGCGACCAGTTTAGAAACGTTGCGTAATATGGTTGCAGCGGGTAGTGGGATCACTTTACTGCCAAAACTGGCGACGCCGAAAGAAGCGATTCGCGATGGGGTGAGTTACATTAAACTCAATGAACCAGAGCCGACTCGCTTAATTACCTTGGCTTATCGTCCTGGCTCTCCATTACGAGGCCGTTATGAAAAGATTGCCCAATCAATCAATACGCACATGACTACTTTGTTGTAA
- the pilM gene encoding type IV pilus biogenesis protein PilM, with protein sequence MFHNPFSVGIDIGHHSVKAVALAQKKEGVELAAFTEVVLPPLVINEQHSVNAEHLLSAIRQIKKQLPRTARQVALGLPDSAVISKIIQLDTNLNNDELEFAVMQAIGSSSPFPIDDLRLDFFPLDSTSMAPALATLPYQVFASRKETIDSRVAVLTKAGMKTKIMELQTHALLWLAKHYSEAERLEGVYGVIDIGKHHTEFCVDPPDNMAFHREMPLGSSLVDAGSSTRSPGDNMLVFSSTDTSEAERFTQQLADQLRRQIQLYHSTHPRFPLTGLWVCGGCQDLVLEEVLERILDLDIRWLNPFQRFSVNNKLALEPHRQYCQFGVATGLALRGALR encoded by the coding sequence ATGTTTCATAACCCTTTCAGCGTTGGTATTGATATTGGGCATCATAGTGTCAAAGCGGTGGCACTAGCTCAGAAAAAAGAAGGTGTCGAGCTGGCAGCCTTTACCGAGGTTGTGTTGCCACCTCTGGTGATTAACGAGCAGCATAGCGTGAACGCAGAGCACTTGTTGTCAGCGATTCGTCAAATCAAAAAGCAATTACCACGCACTGCGAGACAAGTCGCATTGGGGCTGCCAGATAGCGCAGTCATTAGCAAAATTATTCAGCTAGACACCAACTTAAATAACGATGAACTCGAGTTTGCGGTAATGCAAGCAATTGGTTCCTCCTCTCCTTTCCCGATTGACGATCTGCGGTTAGATTTCTTCCCTCTTGATAGCACCTCAATGGCACCGGCATTGGCCACTTTACCTTATCAAGTGTTTGCGTCACGCAAAGAGACTATCGACAGTCGCGTGGCGGTTTTGACTAAGGCGGGAATGAAAACCAAAATCATGGAATTACAAACCCACGCTTTGTTGTGGCTAGCGAAGCATTACAGTGAAGCTGAGCGATTAGAGGGGGTGTATGGGGTGATTGACATCGGAAAACATCACACCGAATTCTGTGTTGATCCACCTGATAACATGGCATTTCATCGTGAAATGCCATTAGGTTCATCGTTAGTAGACGCGGGATCTTCGACACGTTCCCCAGGCGATAACATGCTGGTGTTTTCTTCAACGGATACGAGTGAAGCCGAGCGCTTTACCCAGCAACTGGCGGATCAGCTTCGCCGTCAGATCCAGCTTTATCATTCAACCCATCCTCGTTTCCCGCTCACTGGATTGTGGGTGTGTGGCGGGTGTCAGGACTTGGTATTGGAAGAAGTATTAGAGCGCATCTTGGATCTTGATATTCGTTGGCTTAATCCCTTTCAGCGTTTTTCGGTGAATAACAAGCTAGCGCTTGAGCCGCACCGTCAATATTGCCAGTTTGGTGTCGCGACAGGGTTAGCCCTTCGAGGAGCCTTACGATGA